From the Candidatus Leptovillus gracilis genome, the window GCACCCTCTGGCACAGCGTGGCCGACCGGGTGGCGCAGGCCGGCGGTGGCTGGAAAACCCCCCGGTTTGTGTGGCGGGTGGTGAAGGCATACGGCCGTTTGCTGCAAGCCCATCGGCGCACCCCAACTTACGACATCATGCTGGTAGGGTATCCCGGCCAATTCGACGTATACCTGGGCCGCCTGCTCGCCTGGTGGCGGCGCAAACCGATGGCTCTGGACATCCTCATGTCGCTGCACCTCATCGCCGAAGAACGGGGATTGACCGCGCAAAGCCCGTTCACCGGCAAACTCATCTTCTGGCTGGAAAAAATTGGCCTCAAACTACCGGACATGCTCATCGCCGACACACCGGAATATCGGGATTACTATTGCCAAAAGTATGGCCTGTCGCCGGAGCGCTTTCAATTTGTGCCGCTGGGCGTGGATGATCGGCTGTACCAGCCGCGCCCTCATGTGCAGCCGCCAGCCGACATGTTTCGTGTCATTTATTACGGCACGTTTATCCCGCTGCACGGTGTGGAGATGATGCTGCGCGCCGCCGCGCTGCTGCAAGACCGGCCTGATATTCGGTTTGATTTTTATGGCGAGGGACAGGAACGGCCGTGCATGGAAGCATTGGCGCAGGAATTAGGACTGGAAAACGTGCAGTTTAAGGGCTGGATTGACAAGATGGAACTGCCGGACGAGATCGCCCGGTCACACGTGGTACTGGGTGTGTTTGGTACGACGAAGCAGTCGCGCTGCACTATTCAGAATAAAATCTGGGAAGGCATGATGATGCAGCGGCCGGTGATCACTGGCGACGCGGAGACGATACGTCTGGAATTGGGCCATCGGGAACATGTCTATCTGGTGGAGCGGGCCAATCCGCTGGCATTGGCGGAGGGGATTTTGGACCTGCAGGCCGACGCTGATTTGCGAGAGCATATGGTTGCCAGCGCCCATAACCGGGTGCAGGGCAACACCATTGACGCCACAGGGCGCCAGACATACCACGCTTTGCAAAGTATTCATCATGGGTAAATGGGCTTCGCTGCGACATGGGCTGGCGGCCAGACGGTCAGAGATACTCCTGGCGTTGATTCTGGTGGTGGCAATCACTCTCCGGCTGTGGGCGCTGGGTTTTGGCCTGCCCAATCTATTTCATCCTGACGAAGACGCGGTGGTGATGCCCGCTTTGCTCGTCTTGAAAACGGGGAACCTGGAACCAGAGCGGATGGAGTATGGTTCTTTGCAGATATATGCGTTAACGGCCGTCTTCACCATCGTCTACCTGTCCCTGGCCCGCGCTGGCATCATTGAACACCCATCCCAATTGCCCATTTATGAGCGTGGAACCTACCCCATGGTCTACGATCTGCCCCAGTTTATTCTGGCAGCGCGTTGGTTGTCGGCGTTAGCCGGGGTGGGCATTGTGCTGCTAACCTATTTGTTGACCAGACGGTTGGCGAATCAGCGGCAGGCATTAACAGCGGCGGCGGTAACGGCCGTTACCCCCATGCTCATAGACAACGCCCATTACGCCACCCCGGATAGTTTGCTCACCTTCATGGTCATGTTCGCCCTGTACCTGTTCGTCCGGGCATACGACAATTGGGACACAGACACCGCCTGGGCCTACATTGGGGCCGTCTTTGTCGCCGGACTGGCAACTTCCACAAAATACAATGGCGCGGCATTGCTTGTCCCACTCTTATTGGTCCCGCTGCTCAAAAACAAATCATTGGATGCGTACCTCTCCGGTCGCACAATGGGCGGGCCATTGGGTTTTGTCGCCGGTT encodes:
- a CDS encoding glycosyltransferase, giving the protein MIEDGVGSEEWPLRVCFFGTYRANYVRNQVMIEGLRRQGVTVFECHSTLWHSVADRVAQAGGGWKTPRFVWRVVKAYGRLLQAHRRTPTYDIMLVGYPGQFDVYLGRLLAWWRRKPMALDILMSLHLIAEERGLTAQSPFTGKLIFWLEKIGLKLPDMLIADTPEYRDYYCQKYGLSPERFQFVPLGVDDRLYQPRPHVQPPADMFRVIYYGTFIPLHGVEMMLRAAALLQDRPDIRFDFYGEGQERPCMEALAQELGLENVQFKGWIDKMELPDEIARSHVVLGVFGTTKQSRCTIQNKIWEGMMMQRPVITGDAETIRLELGHREHVYLVERANPLALAEGILDLQADADLREHMVASAHNRVQGNTIDATGRQTYHALQSIHHG